From the Glycine max cultivar Williams 82 chromosome 11, Glycine_max_v4.0, whole genome shotgun sequence genome, the window GTTTTGTATTCCTTCCTCGtggaatatgttttttttttttttttttatctagtttGTTCCATGAACGATTTTAATATGTGAAATTACGAGAAAAATACTTATCCATTACCAAGGAAATGAGTTGTTGGCTGTCGAAATAAGAGGTAACTTGTTTGGTGTCTTTCTCGGAAAATATACATGTAGTTAGACTGACTAGCTCAAGTGGTCAGTAGCATAATAGATCAGCTAAGCACAAACGTTTTGATATAGTAGTGCTACAGTAATGtagataaataaaagaaaactttctaaattgtgtaaaaaataaaagagaaaattttcaaatatcgtttttatttaaattgtgcGTGAATATGACCTTAAAATAGAagcaaattttcaaaaaaagaaaacattcttAAAAATGTCAccttaataaatgaaaaagtattaatttaaatcaaaatcaatcttATCCATAGTAATTATATGACTAAAATtcgtttttcttattttaaaccTTGCAttcctaattataagaaattgttaattaattcaaattttaaaaaagttaattaatttagcTATCAACCTTATATTTGATATTCCTTTTATATATACACATGCACACATTTCTATCTACATAAATtgttaaaccataaaattctcacatttattttgattttttcttaaaaaatgttagacaatattttaacataaacaAATCTTAgacactaattattttttttataaaggttACTAAAtatgatttcatatataaaaaaggagaaaataacttatgtttaatcacaaaaattgataaatttattaatttttataataataattttaaaagttatactaaaaacaatttcttattgattaataatgtaaagtttctatattttcagtatataatcattatattttttttattatagcaGCTTATGATTTGAACCGACTTTAATTAAGTGAAATTCTTTACACGTATattacatttttcatttattttatataataaaaataatatgtactAATTTTTACATTGACCCAttccaaaaaaacaataaaacaataaaCTGTCAATACTATAGACTAAATGTTGCCAAAAAAATTTGTCAATGTACATCTCCGGCCATAATGCCTTACAAAACATACTTGACTTTGTTCTCAATGTAAGCTTGGATTGATGGTTCTCTTCCTAGGAAGTCTAATAACACATCAATAGGATCTTTCACTCCTGCCGAGGCCAATACCTGCAATTGTTTTAAATCAAAGTATGCAAATAAATACTACTAAACTTACAATTGCTTTCTCTGAAATTTGCTTTAACAAACCAATATATTGCTGCATGCGATCGTTATTACCAAGAACAAACAATTAGAACACCGTATGACTGGAAATGGAAATATAGGaatgcatttatttattttttacaatttttcatataatttttatgcttTTCGACTCCCATTTTTAAAGGGATATATAAACAGATGGTTAATATATTTCTGGGCGAAAAGCAGAATGTCATTGTCATCACTAACCTTGTTCCTGAATTGCATGCCGGCTTGCTGGTTTGAAACATCGTTGCAGAACTTTGAGGTGAATATATCAGCAGCAAAAACCTGAAACATTTTAGGCTTcggtttatttttcaaattcaatgATCAGGGAAGACTTTCTCCAGAAACAAATAAtcagaaaagtgagaaaactaCCCATGAATGATCGCAAATTAAAAGATGCTAGAAAATGAAAACTGATTATTGATTTTGACAAGCGTATCACATAAAGAAGTAGCGAGTTATTCAAACCTCACTCCATATACGACTGTAGCAAGCTGCCTCATAACCAACGACAGTAGAAGGAAAATATGACGCTGGATTGGTTCCTTCTAATATCGGCAAGCCTAACATCTCCTGGGAAATGAAATTTACATAGAATTTCCTTTCACTCTTTTATCAAAAACATTGAACTTAAAATTAGAACTGATGTTAAATCATTTACCATGGGATGAAGATACTTGAATAATTCCTGAATGTCTATGTTATCCGCAGAATGTATGATTTGGTCAAAAAGACCTGAAATGAAGCAGATCTTAAAATGATGCGAAGCAACTAGAATGTTCAATGTTTGTAAACATCAATCATGCCCCATAGCCTAGCCCACCCAAAAGAAATATTAGCCAGCTGATATGTTTGGTTTAGATTTTagtagaattgattttgaaagaaattatgcttaaaaaatcaatttatgtttaggagtaatattttaaaagtaggtttaaaaaaatttattctatttgtATGGTAAAGTTACTTTTTGaaggataaaaatatagatgttttaaaaaaatattaacagctCCACAACCAAAAGCAGTTCCAATTTCCAATTACTAGAAAAGCTAGAAATCTTCACTCCTCTCAAGATCTAATTTACTTGCTGTATAATTCATGTTGAGAACCAAAATATAAACCAAACACAATGATTTTTCAcaacaaaaatgtaaatttgaatcaaaattaatagACTCTATATCAAATCCCAGCCAATAAGAATTATTCCCTGCTTTGTTGAGGTCAAACCTATGTATATGACAATGTAACTACCATCTAAAAGGGACTACAGTTTATAGTGTAATTGACTCCCCATAGCAGAGTAAGATAATCTGAATAAGCATTAAGTAGTATAAAGTAaaagtataagaaaatttaGGAAATATTGAGGTCAAATGTAACaatgaaaatgtaaaacatACAGCATAGAATATCTTGCTTCAATTTAAGTGCAGAAAAAGAAGTCCTCCATCTTTTAATTGATTTGCATATGTCATCCGTTAACGGTTTTGTAATATCCTGCAAGTGacgattaatatattaattagttcAAAGAAGCATAAAGTAGACGTATCAGATTGAGTTGACCTCAAAAAACAATGACTACATAATTTCAGAAGAGTATGGAGCAAACAATTGGTGAAACTCACCTGATGAAATCCCGAAATCAACTTGAGAGAATAGCTTTCATAACAcctacaatttccacaagtaggaaGAATGAAtctatgtttaatttatttttttgatagaaTGAATCTACGATTAATATGCATTAATTTTGTTACCAGTTTTCTAACAGTTGAGCAGGTATTTCCACAAAGTCAGCATCAACACATAATCCAGAAATTCTGGTAAATGATGCACGGTTGCAAATTTGTTGAACCTAACAGTGATTTTAAAGAAACTTCAGAAGAAAGGACGAAGGTAAATGATGTACATTCTCTGCCTCACAAATCCAATGAACCTTCATTTCTCTAATTTCTATTCTACCCTAATTCTcccaaagaaatataattttcatctgTTCAATAGTATGCTTTCAACCCTAAAGCCACCTCTTGATATGCAATTATACACAAATTTGCACAAGTTTACCAAGTCTAATGGACTTAATAGAGAAATGAGTTTGAAAGGAAGTTAACACAATGTCTCTACCTAGACAACTCAAACTAGTCTGTGAGTTGACTTGAGTGtttcattttacaaaaaagatCTCAGTTATACAcaactttcattttatttaccttttccCCAGACCCAGACAAGCAAATAGGAGAATTATAATGCAAATCATAATAGATAAAGATATAATTCTCATTAGGAAATCATGTTTCATCACTTTCAtggaagcaaaagaaaaaacataccaCATGGCCAAACTCATGGAAAAGACTGACCACTTCAGAAAACCGTAATAATCCAGAACTACCATCAGCATCCTTCTGACACTGAGATATTAGCAATGCAACTGGTATctacataaacattaaaaaggggcaaaaattaagaaagagaaagaaacccatattttttattcatactaTTTCCAAGATCCAAAACTTATTGATAAACAACCGTGCATGAAGAACATAGTGTCATAGCCACCATAAGgatttaaacaaaacaaaaactaaagagATACCTCACCGCCAGCATGCATAAAAGATCTACCAGCTCTAAGTAATAAGCAAACATTGCATCTATAAAGTGCTTTCTCAATTTAAAGACTTAAActataagaaaagagaaatgccCTCTAAGGTCAAGACTAGAACTTCAAGtccaacttttttttctcttgacaACAGTTCTCAATAGGATTGATTACAACCACATCTTGTGAAATAATCTTTTTTGAGTTTACTGAATCCTGGCTGTGTCCTTTCATGTTGGAAAAGTATCTTACAATACATAGGAAATGGTGCTTACAATCAGAATATTAAAAGATTCACTAAAAGAAACCTGATGTGCCCCACTGCTTGTTAATGCACTGTTCTGGAGAGCCAACACACAAGTATGACCATATTTTCCCTCcctgtaataaaaataaacaatatgaacaagttttcatttttcactagcaaataaaaattgatgaaGCACAAATAGCTAAAAAGCTTGACCTTGAGAACAAATCAAGGTAGCAATAACCTAAGAGTTCACCAGAACCCAAGTCCAGCACTTAAAAAACACGAACATCACCATGCCAAACATCAGCTCGTGCAATTTCCTCAAACCTTAAGCCTacgtgaaaataaaaagaataagtaTCAATATACATTCTATGACAGAGAAATCAAACAccagaaaattcaaaattaaaaataaaaaatatttcagccaaataagaattaaaaacccAAGCAGCTAATCGAGTCAGCAAATGGTTAGCCGTGAACTATTGTATTAACGTTATTGACCGGTTGAATGGTTCATTATTCCTAAACTGAACATATATTATCATGAATTTCTTTCCAATTACTTTGCACTTTTGCACATTAACTGAATATCTGATGATCGAGGCAATAAAACATAAGGACAAATAAATTGTCAGATATAAAATTACCAAATAGATCTTGGATAATTTTGAAGATCCCCGATAAAACCACACTAATTGGCAAGTATTGCTTGATCTCTCCAAAGTCCAAATCATAATCCTGCTCTTCAACCCGTTTTACATAATACAGTAGGTCCTCAATTCCAAATGGAAACTCCCCTTCCTCTTTCTTCTGATGTCATAATAAATTTGTAATGagggaaatttaaattaaagcaaACAACATACAGCAAAAATGTGCAAACCTTCACATCTTTCAAGATATTAAGTTCTTTCAAGGCCAAGCCAGTTAAACTTGTCGATATGTCTTTCAGGAACTCAAACACCTGGATGAaattcagaaattaaaaaaaaaaatccaaaatgagATATATCAGCATCACACAGAGTGTATATACAGTACAAGATTAACTATAGTAATCTCTCAAAATACACTGAGTTTATGGCAAAGAAACAAGACAGCATCAccaattataatttcattttttgttttcccaATATCAATCAGCAGGGCACAGTTATTACTTATTAGACAAGACTGAGCTGGGAAAGTTTGTCaaacatttcttttaattttaaattagagaTGTCCCACACTGGTAGTCATCATAACCAAACCCAAAAAGAGTACATTTAGAAAGAATTTCCTATGAATCTCGTGCGTGATTATCATATATAGTTGTTTCACAATTAGTCATGACCATCTGGTACATCTTTTTGTGTAAGCTATTACAATCTACGTTACAATTTTCAgatattcatttaaaataattatttcagaaAACtacccatttttattttatgataattactgACTACTGATCCTTGCTACCCTCCCACATTATCCGTTACAAAACGAGCATATTTGTGGCACTAGCTTTCTAGACTTCTAGTGCTTCtgattaaaaatacattattacatCTCTATGACAAAATTACCAACCTTTTTTGGTGTCTTCGCCATTCTAACATCGATGACATACTCTGCATAGCATGAATAGCCAAGTAAACGAGCATATTTATGGCGCTGTTGCACCTGAATCATGCCAATGAAATATCAACAAGAACAAactttaatatgattaatgcCAATAGACATGTCCAGAATTAACAAAATCAAGAACCATAGAAAGCAATATGAAAGATGTCAAAATAAACCCCATAAACATTATAAGATTTAAGCTGAATAACAAACCTACAAGAAATATTTGTCATAATCTGATAGTCATATACAAATTTACAACTGAACTATATCCATTCAAATACAACAAATTCAACTGTCTTAATAATCATTATTCATTGGTAATTTCTCAAATTGTCAATGATATTCCAAAAAGAATGATATTGGTGCTTATGATGTAGCACAAATAAATTCAACTGTCTTAATACAAATTTAGCAAAAATATAGAACTACAAAATTACATAGGAACTATTCTCTTTCTACCAAACTATTAATTGAAGTAAAATAACTAGAGGTTGAGTACATGTCAAATTGTCAATGACCTGTTTCAAAGTCCAATTACAAGATAATTTCTCAAGTTATTGCTTGAAATCAGGATAGAAGTATTTGATAGTACATAAATAAGTGGAGTCCTTACTCCTTAAAGAGTAATGTCATCAATGAAACTTACCAGTCTTTCTAAGATAGAGACATTGATTTCTCCACACCGATTCCCATATGCCCCTGATACCACCTGCCTGGTGGTTCCAACCTTCATGTGATCAATATAGAATTATAGACCTTGTTAGTATAGTTTCcccaaataaatgaaaatatacaCAAAAGATCTACCAAGTCCGTAGGAGAAAAAATGACATTCTATAGAAATATTTTGGTGGCCTAATGTAGTAATATTAGTGATATTTGTGTAATGATATTCCGAAAAGAATGATATTTGTGCTTATGATGTAGCACTGATGTTCTGAGAAGATTGATATCTGTGCTTATGCCTATGCAAATATTCAAGTGGTCTAATGTACCAATATGTTCCATGTAATAAATCCATTGGCAGCTTAGCTACTTTCTTTTTGTGTCACATTAAGCAACaagaacaattaattaatttttgcaaccaattcaataattaaaaaatgatcattCATTGTGAACtattaatcaaaaataaaaataaaaaaccattgcgacaaaataaaaacacagtAGCTCTTtgcaaaaaatgattttatcatAAAGGGAAGGACACCATTCTAGTTTCCTGATCTATGCCTTTTCCAAATCAAACTCCCACAGAAAGTATTtgtcacatgttcaattcacTAAGTTTAAACCTTTACTGAGACAAGAATGCCATTATATTAAACCATATACAACTGAATTTCTGCTTCTTCTCACTATTATTTTACAGGTGGTGCAAGAGCCAATTTCATCTCACTCCATAATATAGCACTTATTTAGCTAATAAATGTACAACTATTAGTTAATATTCATTGACCATACCTTGCAAAATTCAAGTACAGCTGCAACATGATGACTTCTCagggaaattttaaattttccatTGTCCGATTTATCTAAACCCTGTGGAGAAATGCATTTGATTCAATAATATAAGCcataaacttcaaagttcatagTTAAGTGGATTGATGGAAGAATACAACAACACAGCCAAGCCTTTTCCGACAAGATGGGCTTGGCTACATGGATGAAGTGATGCCAAAATGTTCTGCTGCAAATTATATCTATAGACAAATAATTGACCtctaaattctttttaattgaagGGAGGAATAATCATACTAAACCTTGAGAAACTCTGGAGGCAATCCAGCTAACTCTGCCTTGGTGAAGAGAATAAACCTGCTATCATCATTGAGATTTTGGATATATTTAAAGCTTAATTCATCAATCTGATCCCTTAGACGCTGCAACTCTTCTCTTTTGCTTGCTGTGAGGTTCAATCCATTTCGCTCAAAGTCTCTCACCTGTCACTGgttaaaaaagaatcaaatctGGATTTCATACTGATCATGGAAAAGTATATTAATCACTTTATTAAGGCCATTGCTTTTCCAGACAAGTCTCTCaccagaaaaataaattaaaacaagacTACATTCCAGAGAACTCCTTGGTTCTTAGCTCTTACCAGAATTTGAACAAAGCTTGGCTTCAGCATTCATCCACTCCCCACTTACTGCAAATGCTTTAATGACAAGATACACATCTTCACGTTTGCTGATCCACTTGCATGGAACAACACAATATTAAGTTTcataatttgatgaaatgaaaagaCATGTGGTCTCATAAAGACAAACAAACAATAACCATTAAACCACTTTTGGCAGGTGatacaaacaaattaataatatcatgCAGCTTAAAAGTAGTGTAGTGAGTTTTTACTCACTGTCCTCATTATTTGCTTTCAGAAAACTTTGAAACCAGTAAGAGTAAGCAAGCTTTAATCATTGTCAAATGTCAAATGCACCATATATTCCCTGAGTTGGTAGGGCATTTCTGCCCCATCAAAAGCACATGGCAAGAACTTCAAAGAAATCATAAATagtataagaaattataaatcaatGTTAGCAAACCTGCACGTATCAAAATGAGCATCTAGTCTTCGCACTGCTTCTGCACTTGCTTTGCGTACATCCTCCCGAGTAGATACCATCTTCGGAAACACACTGGACCAGTGGGAATTGCTGCGCTTGCAGTTCTGCCAGAGGTGATATAACATTTGCATGCGTAACCTGCACTTATTGTCAACAGAAGACAATCATCTCAAAAAAACAGTACATCAAAGGAAAATACatatcaaataatcaaacacAAGCAACAGTAAATACATAGCATATCAAAatatgatttgaaaaaaaaaaaaagagtaagccGCCATTTAGTGCCTAAAAATATAACGCACTGTCACAATAGTCcttgaaattaagaaaatttccGGTTGTTACCAACTGCTATTTGGATCCCTAAAcatgtattaatattattacctaaatcacacttttttaaaaaaaaattggactaACATGATTGACATATTACACTTATTTGTAATTTACTTAGTTTCAGGACTAATGCCAGTGTTATATACTTTCAGGGACTAAAACGGTGgcctactaaaaaaaattgacgcAGCTTCACCTTGATCCAATTGCAAAATTAGATAACGAGCAAAATGCTTCAATAGCTCGAAGATTATTTCTCCAGTGAAAGAGAGAATGCCGACGTTTCTTAACAAATGCGACGATGCTTTTTATTTGTAAGAAATATTAATTCAGTAAATAAATGAGATCAGTATCCACTGAAGCATAGAGATGCAAATCGATAATACCTTGTCGAGAGGCACCGACGCAACAGAATTATGGACCTTGTTTGAGTTAGCAATGATTTGCTCTGCTAGCTTAAGAATCTCAGATGCAGATAGATTAACGCGCACCATAGAACCTGCAAGATCTGCAAGTTTCCACTACTGGATTCAGTGAAACGatcttgaaattttaaaagcttatTCACTAAGCACACATTGAGAAGAAAATTGAAGAGTTGAGAATGAGAAGGAGTACCTTTCTTCTTAGCATTTTTTGCCTTCTGGTACTTGATTGCGGTGATGGCTAGGTTCGCCGCAATTGCGAGCACCGCCGCAGCTCCGGTGAAGGCGAGGATGATTCCACGTCTCTTCTCTTTGCCCATTTTCTTACCCTTTCCCTCACTCAGTCATTTCCTCTGCTTGTtttgtcttcttttcttttctctttctctccctcgaCGGGCGCGAAGAGAGGATTTGTTTTTGGGCGGAAAAATGAGATGACGCATTCGAAATTCACGAAATATGAAAAGGACCTACAAGTTACATCAACTTTGGTTTATCCGTATTTTTATTTTGCGAAATTAGTTTCCTATCTTTTAATTCAACATCTAAAATTATTGATCTGCTGAAGTCTGTGGTGGACTACCATTACATATGGTCCACCCGTGCACCACTTATAGTCACCGTtggatatattataataaaaccaATGTATCAGATTcaactaattataaaatttgtaatcagttattatttattgattaaatgcaattaaattcattaatctttcttctctcttccgGCCTCAAACCTCGAGTTGCTTCCCAGTTTCCTCTACCAGATGTGCGCTGAAAATCAAAGACCATAAACACTCTTCTTCTTCACCTCCCTTGGGCCCCTCCTCGACACTGCGTTCAAAGCCACTGAATCAGagcaaaatttgtaattttaagatCTTCAATTAGGGAGAGCGTTAACACAAGGATGTATCTACAAATGGGTCTTTAAGTTTGTGACTTATTGGATCTTATATGTTTGATGCTTGAagctttttcatttttgggtCTGTGATTATATTCTGTTTTCATTATatcttatgtgttttttttttttatcaatttgacAATGGgtttaattattctaattttcttTGTTCTTAAAATCCGGATGTGGATGTATCTGTTTCGTTGTCCCGTTCAAAGCGTAAAGTGGGGGATTATGAAGCCAACGGAAATGGATTGTCGTGCATTACAGAAGGAGCAAATTAGATTGTGGTCAGAGGAAAAATGGAacctgttgttgttgctggcgACGAAGAGGGCAACAGAAGACACAACAAAATGAGAGAGAAGAGTGTGTTCCTAATTCTTCTTATGGATAAttggataaattatatttaattaagtaataagaattgattataaaatttgtaatatttgAATCTGGTACGttgaatattatataatatatctaaTGGTTCTAA encodes:
- the LOC100796889 gene encoding LOW QUALITY PROTEIN: probable thimet oligopeptidase (The sequence of the model RefSeq protein was modified relative to this genomic sequence to represent the inferred CDS: inserted 4 bases in 2 codons; substituted 1 base at 1 genomic stop codon) → SEGKGKKMGKEKRRGIILAFTGAAAVLAIAANLAITAIKYQKAKNAKKKDLAGSMVRVNLSASEILKLAEQIIANSNKVHNSVASVPLDKVTHANVISPLAELQAQQFPLVQXVFPKMVSTREDVRKASAEAVRRLDAHFDTCSKREDVYLVIKAFAVSGEWMNAEAKXFVQILVRDFERNGLNLTASKREELQRLRDQIDELSFKYIQNLNDDSRFILFTKAELAGLPPEFLKGLDKSDNGKFKISLRSHHVAAVLEFCKVGTTRQVVSGAYGNRCGEINVSILERLVQQRHKYARLLGYSCYAEYVIDVRMAKTPKKVFEFLKDISTSLTGLALKELNILKDVKKKEEGEFPFGIEDLLYYVKRVEEQDYDLDFGEIKQYLPISVVLSGIFKIIQDLFGLRFEEIARADVWHGDVRVFXVLDLGSGELLGYCYLDLFSREGKYGHTCVLALQNSALTSSGAHQIPVALLISQCQKDADGSSGLLRFSEVVSLFHEFGHVVQQICNRASFTRISGLCVDADFVEIPAQLLENWCYESYSLKLISGFHQDITKPLTDDICKSIKRWRTSFSALKLKQDILCCLFDQIIHSADNIDIQELFKYLHPMEMLGLPILEGTNPASYFPSTVVGYEAACYSRIWSEVFAADIFTSKFCNDVSNQQAGMQFRNKVLASAGVKDPIDVLLDFLGREPSIQAYIENKVKYVL